In the Staphylococcus sp. IVB6240 genome, one interval contains:
- the hemH gene encoding ferrochelatase has protein sequence MTTTIGLLVMAYGTPYKKSDIEPYYTDIRRGRKPSQEELDDLTQRYEAIGGLSPLAGTTERQGEELVTALNESGLYKDVEFKLYIGLKHIHPFIEDTVAQMHQDGITEAVTVVLAPHYSKFSIGSYNKRAKDKADEYGMILHHVNSYFEQPKFIDYWSMRINEVLENIPTDEHKETMLVVSAHSLPEKMIVESHDPYPEQISKTARLIAEHIPLKQISVGWQSAGNTGMPWLEPDVQDLTRELHGLLGSKHFIYTPVGFVAEHLEVLYDNDYECKVVCDEVGATYHRPPMPDTHPLFIGAIVDEISNIYKKA, from the coding sequence ATGACAACAACAATTGGTTTGTTAGTAATGGCTTATGGAACGCCATATAAAAAAAGTGATATTGAACCTTACTATACGGATATTAGACGTGGTAGAAAACCTAGTCAAGAAGAGTTAGATGACTTAACGCAACGTTATGAGGCAATTGGGGGATTGTCTCCATTAGCTGGAACGACAGAACGCCAAGGTGAGGAACTTGTGACAGCACTTAATGAAAGTGGCTTATATAAAGATGTCGAATTTAAGTTGTATATTGGTTTAAAACATATACATCCATTTATTGAAGACACAGTTGCGCAAATGCATCAAGATGGTATTACTGAAGCGGTTACTGTTGTATTAGCGCCACATTATTCCAAGTTCTCAATCGGCTCTTATAATAAACGTGCAAAAGACAAAGCGGATGAATACGGTATGATACTACATCATGTGAATAGTTATTTTGAACAACCTAAATTTATTGATTATTGGTCAATGCGTATTAATGAAGTTTTGGAAAACATTCCAACTGATGAACATAAAGAGACAATGCTAGTCGTATCAGCACATAGTTTACCGGAAAAGATGATTGTAGAAAGTCATGACCCATATCCAGAACAAATTTCAAAAACTGCTCGACTCATTGCTGAGCACATTCCATTAAAACAGATATCAGTTGGTTGGCAATCAGCAGGTAATACAGGTATGCCTTGGCTGGAACCAGATGTTCAAGACTTAACACGTGAATTGCATGGTTTATTAGGCAGCAAACATTTTATTTACACACCAGTAGGTTTCGTAGCTGAACACCTTGAAGTTTTATATGACAATGATTATGAATGTAAAGTTGTTTGTGATGAGGTAGGGGCTACTTACCATCGCCCACCTATGCCGGATACACATCCGCTATTTATCGGTGCAATTGTAGATGAAATTTCTAACATTTATAAGAAAGCGTGA
- the hemE gene encoding uroporphyrinogen decarboxylase — protein sequence MNNTFNDTMLRVIKGEKATHTPVWFMRQAGRSQPEYRKLKEKYSLFDITHQPEICAYVTKLPVDQYNTDAAVLYKDIMTPLKAIGVDVEIKSGIGPVISNPIRQYSDVTALGQIDPKRDVPYVLDTIELLTQEQLNVPLIGFTGAPFTLASYMIEGGPSKNYNKTKAMMYSDEATWFKLMDTLAEMSITYVKGQVEAGAQIIQIFDSWVGALNEKDYKYYIQPCMNKLVTGIKALDTPVILFGVGASHLIDAWHELPIDVLGLDWRTSIHEAGQQGVTKTVQGNLDPSILLAPWDVIEARLKPILDQGLAHTGGHIFNLGHGVFPEVSPDTLRRVAQFVHDYTAQK from the coding sequence ATGAATAATACGTTTAACGATACAATGTTGCGAGTGATTAAAGGGGAGAAGGCTACGCATACACCGGTTTGGTTTATGCGCCAAGCGGGTCGTTCTCAGCCAGAATATCGAAAGTTAAAAGAAAAATATTCTTTATTTGATATTACACATCAGCCAGAGATTTGTGCTTATGTGACAAAGTTACCAGTGGATCAATATAACACAGATGCAGCAGTATTATACAAAGATATTATGACACCGTTAAAAGCGATTGGTGTAGATGTAGAAATTAAATCAGGTATTGGCCCAGTGATTTCTAATCCAATTCGTCAGTATTCAGATGTCACAGCATTGGGACAAATCGATCCTAAAAGAGATGTACCGTATGTACTGGATACTATTGAGTTATTGACACAAGAACAACTTAATGTGCCTTTAATTGGTTTTACAGGGGCGCCATTTACATTAGCAAGCTATATGATTGAAGGTGGCCCATCTAAAAACTACAATAAAACAAAAGCAATGATGTACAGTGATGAAGCGACTTGGTTTAAGTTGATGGACACACTGGCAGAAATGTCTATTACATATGTAAAAGGACAAGTAGAAGCAGGTGCTCAAATTATTCAAATTTTTGATTCTTGGGTGGGTGCTTTGAACGAAAAAGATTACAAATACTACATTCAACCATGTATGAATAAGTTAGTTACAGGGATTAAAGCTTTAGATACGCCAGTCATTTTATTTGGTGTAGGGGCGAGTCATTTAATCGATGCATGGCACGAACTGCCTATTGATGTATTAGGCCTTGATTGGCGTACTTCTATTCATGAAGCGGGCCAACAAGGTGTGACAAAAACGGTACAAGGTAATTTAGACCCTAGTATTTTACTGGCACCATGGGATGTGATTGAAGCGCGTCTTAAACCAATCTTAGATCAAGGGTTGGCACATACTGGTGGACATATCTTTAATCTGGGGCATGGTGTATTTCCTGAAGTGTCACCTGATACGTTACGTCGTGTAGCGCAATTTGTTCATGATTATACGGCTCAAAAATAA
- a CDS encoding signal transduction protein TRAP: MNFYITYGTFGFLQQIQNKHEDRELLIFAGEGQAIILEETESATIFQQPNEYLVLSRLGHLSESDFQVLITIPTSEDHKYQLEKQLEMYQPELDDNSEYHSYRLLKSTHQNVYKVLLGFTSREAYEDYKKSSAFRNNLSLEATKPLAGAATVHTPYIEQYFYPSDDLSEE, encoded by the coding sequence ATGAACTTTTATATTACTTATGGTACTTTTGGTTTTTTACAACAAATTCAAAACAAACATGAAGATCGTGAATTACTTATTTTTGCTGGTGAAGGTCAAGCGATTATATTAGAAGAAACAGAATCAGCAACTATTTTCCAACAACCAAATGAATATCTCGTATTATCTCGTTTGGGTCATTTATCAGAATCTGATTTTCAAGTTTTAATTACAATTCCAACTTCAGAAGATCATAAATACCAACTTGAAAAACAATTAGAGATGTACCAACCTGAATTAGATGACAATTCAGAATATCACAGCTATCGTTTATTAAAATCAACACATCAAAATGTTTATAAAGTACTTCTAGGATTTACGTCTCGAGAAGCTTATGAAGATTATAAAAAATCAAGTGCGTTCCGAAACAATTTATCTTTAGAAGCCACTAAACCATTAGCTGGTGCTGCTACAGTACATACACCATATATCGAACAATATTTCTATCCAAGTGACGATTTATCAGAAGAATAA
- a CDS encoding ABC transporter permease, with translation MMTAKKLFNERYRAKRKEAQYYNKFIFNGHFTVFLVILIGAFILGYGEWLKDIPTGINYYLMISIVLAVSSIFPLKTYLVEADSLFLLPFESQMQDYIHKGIWTSYYTRLPLQIVLLVIAYPLVHTLEPNQMLHFMIVGIYALFFPLIGLMIKWHWFLYGLEGWTVNVVLGILNLSGIYVMLSSGSSHSFGSPAALIIIYLLLKKLTVKHQLPWTFLIKQAHQHQANYYKFVSMFTDVKGLQEGAVRRRYLDFLLATPKKFNETTMYPYLFKRNFVRGKDAFNLTLRLIIIAVLLMSWLNHPYVSLIIGCMAMYILILQMSQFYTQEAYGLWPQVWPPSEDLVIQGYQKFLTHTTSIMAILLSIVYFIFNLSHGYFVVLFFIVGYITIHRTIKKLKYKESLLRD, from the coding sequence ATGATGACAGCAAAGAAACTGTTTAATGAGAGATATCGTGCAAAGCGAAAAGAAGCACAATATTATAATAAATTTATATTTAATGGTCATTTTACTGTTTTTCTAGTCATATTGATTGGTGCTTTTATTTTAGGTTATGGTGAATGGCTAAAAGATATTCCAACAGGTATTAATTATTATCTGATGATATCTATTGTATTAGCTGTGAGTTCTATTTTCCCGTTGAAAACGTATTTGGTCGAAGCAGATAGTTTATTTTTATTACCTTTTGAATCACAAATGCAGGACTATATACACAAAGGTATTTGGACAAGCTACTATACACGACTACCACTACAAATTGTGTTACTCGTGATTGCTTATCCATTGGTACATACGTTAGAACCGAATCAAATGCTACATTTTATGATAGTAGGAATCTATGCTTTATTCTTTCCACTGATTGGTTTAATGATCAAATGGCATTGGTTTTTATATGGCCTTGAAGGTTGGACGGTCAATGTGGTGCTTGGTATTTTAAATCTATCGGGTATTTATGTGATGCTGTCATCAGGTAGTTCACATAGTTTCGGAAGTCCAGCCGCGTTAATCATCATTTACCTTCTGTTAAAGAAACTGACTGTCAAACATCAATTACCGTGGACTTTCTTAATCAAACAAGCGCATCAGCATCAAGCGAATTATTATAAATTTGTAAGTATGTTTACAGATGTAAAAGGGTTGCAAGAAGGGGCAGTTCGTAGACGTTATTTAGACTTTTTATTAGCAACTCCGAAAAAGTTCAATGAAACAACGATGTACCCGTATTTATTTAAAAGAAACTTTGTACGTGGGAAAGATGCGTTTAACCTAACGTTGCGACTGATTATTATTGCAGTTCTACTCATGTCATGGTTGAATCATCCATACGTTAGTTTAATCATAGGTTGTATGGCAATGTATATTTTAATCCTACAGATGTCTCAATTTTATACACAAGAAGCGTACGGTTTATGGCCACAAGTTTGGCCACCATCTGAAGATTTAGTGATTCAGGGATACCAAAAGTTTCTCACACATACAACGAGTATCATGGCAATTTTATTAAGTATTGTATATTTCATATTTAATCTGTCACATGGCTATTTTGTCGTATTGTTCTTTATTGTTGGCTATATAACCATCCATCGTACGATTAAGAAATTAAAATATAAAGAATCCTTACTGCGTGATTAA
- a CDS encoding ABC transporter ATP-binding protein, whose product MTVKVENLSGGYGKKPVIKDISFALEPGEIVGLIGLNGAGKSTTIKHILGLLTPNEGKMSISGIDINEDIQAYRKKLSYIPESPVIYETLTLKEHIYMTAMAYGIDQETAMERALPLLKIFRLEEQLEVFPSHFSKGMKQKVMIICAFIVDPDLYIIDEPFLGLDPLGIQSMLDLMEAKKHEGRTVLMSTHILATAERYCDRFIILDQGEVVGLGNLETLREQFNMPNATLDDIYIRTTQGVRQ is encoded by the coding sequence ATGACAGTGAAAGTTGAAAATTTATCAGGTGGATATGGAAAAAAGCCTGTTATTAAAGATATATCTTTTGCACTCGAACCAGGTGAGATTGTTGGACTGATTGGACTCAATGGTGCGGGGAAAAGTACGACAATTAAACATATTTTAGGATTATTAACACCGAATGAAGGAAAGATGTCGATTTCTGGTATTGATATCAACGAAGATATACAAGCTTATCGAAAAAAATTATCATATATTCCAGAATCCCCAGTTATATATGAAACATTGACATTAAAAGAACATATTTATATGACAGCGATGGCATATGGCATTGATCAAGAAACAGCAATGGAACGTGCGTTGCCGCTTCTCAAAATATTCCGACTTGAAGAACAGCTGGAAGTTTTCCCAAGCCACTTTTCTAAAGGAATGAAGCAGAAAGTAATGATCATATGTGCTTTTATTGTTGATCCAGATCTTTATATTATTGATGAGCCATTTTTAGGGTTGGACCCACTAGGTATACAGTCGATGTTAGATTTGATGGAAGCTAAGAAGCATGAAGGGCGCACTGTGTTGATGAGCACACATATATTGGCAACTGCAGAACGCTATTGTGATCGTTTTATCATTTTAGACCAAGGGGAAGTCGTTGGACTAGGTAACTTAGAAACATTACGCGAACAATTTAATATGCCAAATGCCACTTTAGATGATATCTACATTCGTACAACGCAAGGAGTCAGACAATGA
- a CDS encoding HIT family protein, whose protein sequence is MSETIFSKIIAGDIPSYKVYENDYVYAFLDISQVSKGHTLLIPKKPSANIFETDAETMKHIGEALPIVANAIKAAFNPDGLNIIQNNGSYASQSVFHIHFHLIPRYENDIDGFDYKWETHEDVIDDSQKEQIANQIASQIQ, encoded by the coding sequence ATGTCAGAAACAATTTTTTCTAAAATCATCGCCGGAGACATCCCAAGTTATAAGGTTTATGAGAATGATTATGTTTATGCCTTCTTAGATATTTCACAAGTCTCAAAAGGACACACACTGCTCATTCCTAAAAAACCATCTGCAAATATTTTCGAAACAGATGCGGAAACAATGAAACATATCGGTGAGGCATTACCTATTGTTGCAAATGCGATTAAAGCAGCTTTTAACCCGGATGGCTTGAATATCATTCAAAACAATGGTTCTTACGCATCACAATCTGTTTTCCATATCCACTTCCACCTGATTCCACGCTATGAAAATGATATCGATGGATTTGACTACAAATGGGAAACACACGAAGACGTCATTGACGATTCACAAAAAGAACAAATTGCCAACCAAATCGCATCACAGATTCAATAA
- a CDS encoding YtxH domain-containing protein has protein sequence MKLANITLGLAVGVLTGVSLVLSERQQQSLGTKAQVDHKATSDISSELDLMGLQMSDIKTNAVTIKEDGTEFAKTIGDDIKKIIGEFKADITPNIERLQGHIENLQNRGEEMTNFPTKK, from the coding sequence ATGAAATTAGCAAACATTACGCTAGGTTTAGCTGTTGGTGTTCTTACAGGCGTTAGTCTCGTATTATCAGAAAGACAACAACAATCACTTGGGACTAAAGCGCAAGTCGATCACAAAGCAACATCAGATATTTCAAGTGAATTAGATTTAATGGGCTTACAAATGAGTGACATCAAAACAAATGCAGTCACAATTAAAGAAGATGGTACTGAATTTGCAAAAACAATTGGTGACGACATTAAAAAAATTATTGGAGAATTCAAGGCCGATATTACACCTAATATTGAAAGATTACAAGGTCATATTGAGAACCTTCAAAACCGTGGAGAAGAAATGACAAACTTTCCAACAAAAAAATGA
- a CDS encoding HTH-type transcriptional regulator Hpr — MNDKQHQIESILYTHKAAMLSKVIWKNAKNDWQAWLKKSGITMNEHLILMTIYAFNKVTISDISRYGVMHVSTAYNFAKRLESQGLLKLEKDTNDKRNTFIVLTDEGHSLVENIFEQYDMSKNNIYRVAQDYNEQMFHFPSFSDEHYLVSQLQGKGFLDGINQCHDHLRKNLLDEE, encoded by the coding sequence ATGAACGACAAACAGCACCAAATTGAGAGTATTTTATACACACATAAAGCTGCTATGCTATCTAAAGTCATCTGGAAAAATGCAAAAAATGACTGGCAAGCTTGGCTTAAAAAATCCGGCATTACAATGAATGAACATTTAATTCTAATGACTATCTATGCATTTAATAAAGTAACAATATCTGATATTTCACGTTACGGTGTGATGCATGTATCAACTGCTTACAATTTCGCAAAGCGCTTAGAGTCACAAGGATTACTTAAACTTGAAAAAGATACAAATGATAAGCGTAATACATTTATCGTTTTAACTGATGAAGGTCATTCACTTGTGGAAAATATTTTTGAACAATATGATATGTCTAAAAATAATATTTATCGTGTTGCTCAAGATTATAATGAGCAAATGTTTCACTTCCCTAGCTTTAGTGATGAGCACTACCTTGTTTCACAATTACAGGGTAAAGGCTTCTTAGATGGTATCAATCAATGCCATGATCACTTAAGAAAAAATTTACTTGACGAGGAATAG
- a CDS encoding DUF3267 domain-containing protein, translated as MLNCSRSIDIHSRFGIPRIAFISCVTVIITFLISFEVFHYYSNVPFTDRHFLIFIFSMLCLYPLHKLIHVITVLPYFKYIKMYKLMPQKWIPIYNIFLDKPVRKFYFCVCLIAPLIVISIGCVLIATTLPHYGHYFMFLLALNAGYSVMDILYLKVILFCKRGQYVEEHVNGFVLLEKNGTSDYMSIG; from the coding sequence ATGCTTAATTGTTCAAGATCGATTGACATTCATTCACGGTTTGGTATTCCACGTATTGCATTTATTAGTTGTGTCACTGTAATTATCACATTTCTTATCAGTTTTGAAGTGTTTCATTATTACTCAAATGTGCCATTTACGGATAGACATTTTTTGATATTTATCTTTTCAATGCTATGTTTATATCCATTGCACAAACTGATTCATGTTATAACGGTATTACCTTATTTTAAATATATAAAAATGTATAAATTAATGCCTCAAAAATGGATACCTATATATAATATCTTTTTAGATAAACCTGTGCGCAAATTTTACTTTTGTGTTTGTTTAATTGCGCCTCTTATTGTTATTTCTATTGGGTGTGTGCTAATCGCAACAACATTACCACACTATGGCCATTATTTTATGTTTTTGTTAGCATTAAATGCTGGGTATTCTGTAATGGACATTCTTTATTTGAAAGTGATATTATTCTGTAAAAGAGGACAATATGTTGAAGAACATGTAAACGGTTTTGTTCTTTTAGAAAAAAATGGTACATCGGATTATATGTCTATTGGCTGA
- a CDS encoding peptidylprolyl isomerase: MKKGLQKLIIPLTASAVLLGACGNGAPASKDETLISSKAGDVKVEDVLKDIGNNQVASSSFKLLLGKILEDKYADKVDEKKLDKDLDQQIEKYGGKKRVESLLKQQNLTMDEYKEQRKLVEYQKLLLNEKIGVSDKEIKNQTKKASHILIKVKKNDDDKEGLSDKEAKKKINEIKSQLDKNPKAFDKLAKEESMDSSSENNGSLGYVVKGQMVEPFEKALFKLKENKISDVVKTDYGYHIIHADKQSDFNQEKGKLKTKLIQNKIQKEPELLTDAYKSLLDEYNVDYKDRDIKKAIEDSILNPEALQKAARGSQSGQGLGM, encoded by the coding sequence ATGAAAAAAGGCTTACAAAAACTGATTATTCCATTAACAGCAAGTGCGGTACTTCTTGGCGCTTGTGGTAACGGCGCACCAGCATCAAAAGACGAAACTTTAATTTCATCAAAAGCAGGCGATGTTAAAGTAGAAGATGTTTTAAAAGACATTGGTAACAATCAAGTAGCGAGTAGTTCATTTAAACTCTTACTCGGTAAAATTTTAGAAGATAAGTATGCTGATAAAGTAGATGAAAAAAAACTTGATAAAGATCTCGACCAACAAATTGAAAAATACGGTGGTAAAAAACGTGTTGAAAGCTTACTAAAGCAACAAAACTTAACAATGGATGAATACAAAGAACAGCGTAAACTTGTTGAATATCAAAAACTTTTACTCAATGAAAAAATAGGGGTCTCTGATAAAGAAATTAAAAATCAGACTAAAAAAGCTTCTCATATTTTAATTAAAGTGAAGAAGAATGACGATGATAAAGAAGGCCTATCTGATAAAGAAGCGAAAAAGAAAATTAATGAAATCAAATCACAATTAGATAAGAATCCTAAAGCATTCGATAAATTAGCTAAAGAAGAATCAATGGATTCAAGTAGCGAAAATAACGGTAGCCTTGGGTACGTTGTTAAAGGACAAATGGTAGAACCGTTTGAAAAAGCACTTTTCAAATTAAAAGAAAACAAAATTTCAGATGTTGTAAAAACAGATTACGGCTATCATATTATTCATGCTGATAAACAATCTGACTTTAATCAAGAAAAAGGTAAATTAAAAACAAAATTAATCCAAAACAAAATTCAAAAAGAACCTGAATTGCTTACAGATGCTTATAAATCATTATTAGATGAATATAATGTAGACTATAAAGATCGTGACATCAAAAAGGCAATTGAGGACTCTATTTTAAATCCTGAAGCACTACAGAAAGCAGCTAGAGGCTCTCAAAGTGGTCAAGGCTTAGGTATGTAG
- the yhaM gene encoding 3'-5' exoribonuclease YhaM, with protein sequence MRHVETLKPGDKVDHFFLVHQVTQGVTNQGKDYMTLKLQDQSGEIEAKFWTVTKDDMETLKPERVIHVKGDVINYRNNRQLKMTQYRLATEADGVKISDFIDRAPMSTEEMQTKLRDFIFDIENAPLQRITRHILNKYEQSFFIYPAASSMHHNFVGGLAYHVITMLEVAKQLSAIYPSINKSLLYSGIILHDIGKVVELSGPVAITYTLEGNLLGHIPIASDEIADAARQLSIEGEEVLLLRHLILAHHGKLEFGSPKLPQVKEAEILHFIDNIDARMNMFDKALKSTEDGTMTQKIRGLENRRFYKPEKLN encoded by the coding sequence ATGAGACATGTAGAAACGTTAAAGCCAGGGGATAAGGTAGATCATTTCTTTTTAGTGCACCAAGTAACACAAGGTGTCACAAACCAAGGAAAAGACTATATGACCTTAAAACTTCAAGATCAAAGTGGTGAGATTGAAGCAAAGTTCTGGACTGTTACTAAAGATGACATGGAAACATTAAAGCCTGAACGTGTGATTCATGTAAAAGGGGACGTCATTAATTATCGCAATAATCGTCAACTTAAAATGACACAATATCGTCTTGCAACAGAAGCAGATGGTGTAAAAATTAGTGATTTTATTGATCGTGCACCTATGTCAACTGAAGAAATGCAAACAAAATTGCGCGACTTTATCTTTGATATTGAAAATGCACCTTTACAACGAATCACACGTCATATTTTAAATAAATATGAGCAATCATTTTTTATTTATCCGGCTGCAAGTTCTATGCATCATAACTTTGTCGGAGGGTTAGCTTATCATGTGATTACCATGTTAGAAGTAGCAAAGCAATTAAGTGCCATTTATCCGTCAATTAATAAGAGTTTGTTATACAGTGGTATTATTTTACATGATATTGGCAAGGTTGTTGAATTGTCTGGACCTGTTGCCATAACATATACTTTAGAAGGTAATTTGTTAGGTCACATTCCTATTGCTAGTGATGAGATTGCAGATGCGGCAAGACAATTAAGCATTGAAGGTGAAGAAGTTTTATTGTTAAGACATCTTATCCTGGCGCACCATGGGAAATTAGAGTTTGGATCACCTAAATTACCACAAGTGAAAGAGGCTGAAATTTTGCACTTTATTGATAACATTGATGCACGTATGAACATGTTTGATAAAGCATTAAAGTCTACAGAAGATGGCACAATGACACAAAAAATTAGAGGTCTTGAAAATCGACGCTTCTATAAGCCAGAAAAGCTAAATTAG